One window of Methanomassiliicoccales archaeon genomic DNA carries:
- a CDS encoding RtcB family protein: MAWDGPIEKINNFRWRIPQNYKDCMNTDAVIFADDEMIPSILRDNAPEQAANVACLPGIVGRSLAMPDIHWGYGFPIGGVAAMDSEEGVISPGGIGFDINCGVRLIRTDLWDKDVRPKIKDLIAILLKNIPAGLGSKGVTDVAASQINDILEMGSEWAVANGYGWPEDLEATEEGGRMKDADASKVSDRAKKRGIPQVGSLGSGNHFLEVDRVDRIFDEKAAKAFGIEGEGQVTVTIHCGSRGCGHQIATDYLKVMEHSVKQRNIRLPDRQLACAPVTSDDGRNYFKAMACGANFAWANRQMILHWVRDSFQEMFNQPPEELGMRLVYDVAHNIAKKEKHIVEREKREVYVHRKGATRAFPAGHDEVPAKYSAVGQPVIIPGDMGTGSYVLVGTQKAMEESFGSTCHGAGRVMSRGAAIRKYNINDVRRDLEGKGIYVRSVTKEGILEEAPGAYKDVDHVIRVVEGAGLARPVVKLSPIGVMKG; the protein is encoded by the coding sequence ATGGCTTGGGACGGTCCTATCGAAAAAATCAACAATTTCCGCTGGAGGATCCCGCAGAATTATAAGGATTGCATGAACACCGATGCAGTGATCTTCGCAGACGATGAGATGATTCCATCCATATTGAGGGACAACGCCCCGGAGCAGGCGGCAAATGTAGCCTGCCTCCCAGGAATCGTGGGTAGATCCTTGGCGATGCCGGACATCCACTGGGGATACGGATTCCCCATAGGTGGTGTTGCGGCCATGGACTCTGAGGAAGGGGTCATCTCCCCTGGTGGAATCGGCTTCGATATCAATTGCGGGGTGAGGCTTATCAGAACCGATCTCTGGGATAAAGATGTCCGCCCCAAGATAAAAGACCTTATCGCAATTCTTCTCAAGAACATCCCCGCTGGCCTTGGTTCCAAGGGAGTGACCGATGTCGCTGCCAGCCAGATCAACGACATCCTGGAGATGGGATCGGAATGGGCAGTGGCCAACGGATACGGCTGGCCCGAAGATCTGGAGGCGACCGAGGAGGGCGGCAGAATGAAGGACGCCGACGCCTCAAAGGTCAGTGACAGGGCTAAGAAGAGGGGGATCCCACAGGTTGGATCGCTAGGATCTGGTAACCATTTCCTTGAGGTAGACAGAGTAGATAGGATATTCGACGAGAAGGCTGCCAAGGCGTTCGGAATCGAGGGTGAGGGACAGGTAACTGTCACCATCCACTGCGGTTCCAGGGGCTGCGGACACCAGATAGCCACTGATTACCTGAAAGTGATGGAACACTCGGTCAAGCAGCGGAACATCAGACTACCTGACAGGCAGCTGGCATGTGCCCCGGTCACCTCCGATGATGGTCGCAATTACTTCAAGGCCATGGCCTGCGGAGCCAACTTCGCCTGGGCCAACCGTCAGATGATTCTCCATTGGGTCCGCGATTCATTCCAAGAGATGTTCAATCAACCTCCCGAAGAATTGGGTATGAGGCTCGTGTACGATGTTGCGCATAACATCGCCAAGAAGGAGAAACATATTGTCGAGAGAGAGAAACGGGAGGTTTACGTACACCGAAAGGGAGCAACGAGGGCATTCCCAGCTGGACATGATGAGGTTCCAGCTAAGTACTCTGCCGTAGGTCAACCTGTCATAATACCTGGAGACATGGGAACTGGCTCTTACGTTCTGGTGGGTACCCAGAAAGCGATGGAGGAATCCTTCGGGTCGACCTGCCATGGTGCTGGCCGAGTGATGTCCAGAGGGGCAGCCATCCGCAAGTACAACATCAATGATGTCAGGAGAGATCTCGAGGGAAAGGGTATCTATGTCCGATCAGTGACCAAGGAGGGGATCCTGGAGGAGGCTCCAGGGGCCTACAAGGACGTTGACCATGTCATCAGGGTGGTTGAGGGGGCAGGATTGGCCAGGCCCGTTGTAAAACTCTCCCCCATTGGAGTCATGAAGGGTTGA
- a CDS encoding HD domain-containing protein → MTGFKVIHDSVHGSVRVWDLYLKLLERPEMQRLHHVHQLGLAHLVFPGANHTRLEHSLGTFFIAGKMANSLGLEDEEIEEVLAAALLHDLGHPPFSHTMETVIRDHTGKDHMEVTRSIILGEMKGLPERSAELLGDMEPISELLESHGLSARRVGDLIGQEELDRVGQDHLMVEEGQAHFGSSNFQRQIIHGPVDADQMDYLLRDAYYTGVAHGTIDLDRILETISTFHGDVVVQKGGVVAIEGLLVARALMYTSVYFHKTVRIAEMMLCKAVELADERILDNIQGETDCSLSRSLIDCGGKPAKIVTEMKYRKLYKKAFSLNTSEIEDSKLERLLPLADYQKRKAKEAEIADRAGVDISDIILDVPSKELMLSEPRIGKTDVPILANGRVKPLSKYSPLARALQYRSVYDWAVMVSCPKPLVETVAKAANKVLFS, encoded by the coding sequence TTGACTGGATTCAAGGTCATTCACGATAGTGTCCATGGAAGCGTCAGGGTCTGGGATCTTTATCTTAAGCTTCTCGAGAGACCTGAGATGCAGCGTCTGCACCACGTGCATCAGCTAGGATTAGCTCACCTGGTCTTCCCAGGAGCCAATCACACCCGTCTCGAGCACTCGCTAGGCACCTTCTTCATAGCGGGAAAGATGGCCAATTCCCTTGGCCTTGAGGATGAAGAGATCGAGGAAGTCCTGGCCGCTGCGCTCCTTCATGACCTGGGTCATCCGCCCTTTTCCCATACTATGGAAACGGTTATTCGGGACCACACGGGCAAGGACCACATGGAGGTGACCCGTTCCATAATTCTTGGTGAGATGAAAGGCTTACCAGAACGTTCAGCCGAATTGCTGGGAGACATGGAGCCGATCTCAGAGCTCTTAGAATCTCATGGACTTTCGGCCAGGAGGGTTGGGGACCTCATAGGTCAGGAGGAGCTGGACCGAGTGGGTCAGGATCACCTGATGGTGGAGGAGGGACAGGCTCACTTCGGGAGCAGCAACTTCCAGAGGCAGATAATCCACGGGCCGGTCGACGCTGACCAGATGGACTACCTGCTGCGTGATGCCTACTATACTGGGGTTGCTCACGGGACAATAGATCTCGACAGGATACTGGAGACGATCTCCACCTTCCACGGAGACGTGGTCGTTCAAAAAGGAGGGGTTGTAGCAATAGAGGGCCTTCTTGTGGCGAGGGCTCTGATGTACACCTCTGTTTACTTTCATAAGACAGTCAGGATAGCAGAGATGATGCTCTGCAAGGCGGTGGAACTCGCTGACGAAAGAATACTGGACAACATTCAAGGAGAGACAGATTGTTCGCTCTCCCGAAGCCTGATCGATTGTGGAGGGAAACCCGCAAAAATAGTCACAGAGATGAAATATAGGAAGCTTTACAAGAAAGCCTTCTCCCTCAATACCTCAGAAATCGAAGACTCTAAGCTGGAGAGACTGCTTCCTCTTGCCGATTACCAGAAGCGCAAGGCAAAGGAAGCCGAGATCGCCGATAGGGCTGGTGTGGACATCTCGGACATAATATTGGATGTCCCTTCTAAGGAGTTGATGCTCTCCGAGCCCAGGATCGGAAAGACGGATGTGCCTATCCTGGCCAATGGCAGGGTGAAGCCCCTTTCCAAGTACAGTCCCCTGGCAAGGGCATTGCAGTATCGCAGTGTGTACGACTGGGCGGTGATGGTCTCCTGCCCCAAACCCTTGGTGGAGACCGTTGCCAAAGCAGCCAACAAGGTTCTTTTTTCCTGA
- the sepF gene encoding cell division protein SepF produces the protein MALLKKPFSRSREEIQTVETDQYIDLGQLNFEEENPLGGSGMVKVAEIYRYEDVSSIAKPVYNGNILLVDYSAVQNDSLTLKRITTELKAVARDTNGDVAAIGKNLIVVTPNGIKVDRHKIKGGF, from the coding sequence ATGGCGCTATTGAAGAAGCCTTTTAGTCGATCGAGGGAAGAAATCCAGACGGTTGAAACTGATCAATACATCGATCTCGGTCAGCTGAATTTTGAAGAGGAGAATCCGCTTGGGGGTAGCGGAATGGTGAAGGTGGCTGAAATCTACCGGTACGAGGACGTTTCATCCATCGCCAAGCCGGTCTATAACGGCAACATACTCTTGGTAGATTACTCCGCTGTCCAGAACGATTCGCTCACACTCAAGAGGATCACCACCGAACTCAAGGCGGTCGCCCGAGATACAAACGGGGATGTTGCCGCCATAGGCAAGAACCTGATCGTGGTCACGCCGAACGGTATCAAGGTGGATCGCCATAAGATAAAAGGTGGCTTCTGA
- a CDS encoding RNA-binding protein yields the protein MAEIRIRKRRRLRNKEVKALAQELNETMGMDVFSTEDMVDIASSMEYDVIFVNGDIVAIIVEGKPFLTVRGILELGADRAFVTVDMGAVPYVANGADVMAPGVVDADLQLEEGDMVWIRDEKNARPLAIGKALMSGSDMISAKSGKAVATIHYVGDKLWKYDEK from the coding sequence ATGGCGGAGATCAGGATCAGGAAGCGTCGACGCCTCAGGAACAAGGAAGTCAAGGCGCTTGCCCAAGAGCTCAATGAGACAATGGGAATGGACGTATTTTCGACAGAGGACATGGTCGATATCGCTTCCAGCATGGAGTACGATGTCATCTTCGTGAATGGTGACATCGTGGCAATCATCGTGGAAGGGAAACCCTTCCTCACAGTGAGGGGGATCCTGGAGCTCGGTGCAGACCGCGCTTTCGTGACCGTGGACATGGGTGCTGTCCCCTACGTGGCGAACGGGGCAGATGTCATGGCACCAGGTGTAGTGGACGCAGATCTACAGCTTGAAGAAGGGGATATGGTCTGGATACGAGATGAGAAGAACGCAAGACCCCTGGCCATCGGCAAAGCACTTATGTCCGGGTCTGACATGATCTCAGCCAAGTCTGGTAAGGCCGTGGCGACCATTCATTATGTTGGGGATAAGTTGTGGAAGTACGATGAGAAGTGA
- a CDS encoding recombinase, giving the protein MEKNSTGILELDRIIGGYPSGKCVLVTGSAGSGKTILALHFIEKSCSQGKKCAYVAIEETKEDLIVQAAQFGWDFVKYQQEGLLRIVPLLEERMVEAKYQFTFFGPETGFGGLLEVIEPDTEVVVIDNLGILALDMALSQFRQQLDFLVYTLSKRKCTSLIISDETLMKDKKEVALYSVHGVIKLMKRDNPYTDSRERAMEIVKMRSMAAPIEYLVFEIGKKGINILS; this is encoded by the coding sequence TTGGAGAAGAATTCCACTGGTATTCTGGAGCTCGATCGCATCATTGGCGGTTACCCTAGCGGTAAGTGCGTTCTTGTAACGGGGAGCGCAGGTTCTGGCAAGACGATCCTCGCGCTCCATTTCATTGAGAAGAGCTGCTCCCAAGGTAAGAAATGTGCCTATGTTGCCATCGAGGAGACCAAGGAGGACTTGATTGTTCAGGCGGCTCAGTTCGGGTGGGATTTCGTCAAGTACCAACAGGAGGGTCTCCTCCGGATCGTCCCGCTGCTCGAGGAACGCATGGTGGAAGCCAAGTACCAATTCACCTTCTTTGGCCCCGAGACCGGCTTCGGCGGACTCCTGGAGGTCATCGAACCCGATACTGAGGTAGTGGTCATCGACAACCTGGGAATCCTAGCACTGGATATGGCACTATCTCAGTTCAGACAACAGCTGGACTTTCTAGTTTACACTCTTAGTAAGAGGAAATGCACCTCCCTGATAATCTCTGATGAGACCCTCATGAAGGACAAGAAGGAGGTGGCGCTGTACTCCGTGCACGGTGTAATCAAACTGATGAAAAGAGATAATCCCTACACCGACTCAAGGGAGAGAGCCATGGAGATTGTTAAGATGAGATCGATGGCAGCGCCCATAGAGTACCTAGTGTTCGAGATAGGGAAGAAGGGCATCAACATACTCTCCTGA
- a CDS encoding PadR family transcriptional regulator has product MVPDSTSSERISLGRNSIEDREKFNRTFGGHGFKTGFLKLMLLKLISEEPSHGYALMQNIESHTDQDWRPSPGSIYPALQELEKKGLISFESVGRQKVYRITPEGEIVLKQAVSHLKMVLRHMRSVFSDEIL; this is encoded by the coding sequence ATGGTACCAGATTCTACTTCATCTGAACGAATTAGCCTAGGGAGGAATAGTATCGAAGACAGAGAGAAGTTCAATAGGACCTTCGGGGGTCATGGGTTCAAGACCGGGTTTCTGAAGCTGATGCTTCTCAAGCTGATCTCCGAGGAACCTTCTCATGGTTATGCATTGATGCAGAACATCGAGAGCCACACGGACCAGGACTGGAGACCGAGCCCTGGCTCCATCTATCCCGCCCTTCAAGAACTGGAGAAGAAGGGGCTGATATCATTCGAGAGCGTAGGTCGCCAGAAGGTATACCGGATAACCCCTGAGGGCGAGATAGTGCTAAAACAGGCTGTTAGTCACCTGAAGATGGTGCTCCGTCACATGAGATCCGTCTTCTCCGATGAGATTCTCTGA
- a CDS encoding CBS domain-containing protein, producing the protein MPYIQKKFVELTVEEVADNLIVEPSVISRNASIREVIDAMLENPITRKVYVVDSEGKLVGMVTTATILRLIGYRVGVRTGTLSFYKFLRDTLKEEVNSVMEAPVFVRPKNKLTEALLKMLDENMNDIPVVDENMKLLGELNSLELFSKARDLFIEEGDHKPDTVQT; encoded by the coding sequence ATGCCCTACATTCAGAAGAAGTTCGTTGAGCTAACGGTGGAGGAGGTGGCAGATAATCTGATCGTAGAGCCTTCCGTGATCTCCCGGAATGCCAGCATAAGGGAGGTCATCGACGCCATGCTCGAGAACCCCATCACCAGAAAGGTATATGTGGTGGATAGCGAGGGCAAGCTGGTGGGAATGGTGACCACCGCTACCATTCTCCGGCTTATCGGATACAGGGTCGGGGTACGAACTGGGACGCTCTCATTCTACAAGTTCCTCAGGGATACTCTGAAGGAGGAGGTGAATTCAGTAATGGAAGCGCCGGTGTTCGTGAGACCCAAGAACAAGCTGACCGAAGCCCTCCTTAAGATGCTGGATGAGAACATGAACGACATCCCTGTGGTTGACGAGAACATGAAGTTATTGGGGGAGCTTAATAGCCTGGAACTCTTTTCCAAGGCCAGGGATCTGTTCATAGAGGAAGGTGACCACAAACCGGACACCGTTCAGACCTAG
- a CDS encoding HesA/MoeB/ThiF family protein — protein sequence MLSDRDLERYHRQILIPDIGEEGQRKLASATVGVLGQGGLGSPCTLYLAAAGVGKLILVDQKPPKLSNLNRQVLHGENEVARGIPKAMSSERRVRDLNSDIEVEAHNIAIDSENIGMVFEDADLIVDCLDDFAPRYVLNDYCVESGKPFVHCGIESFNGQITTIVPGETPCLRCIFPSVPSSTEEFPIIGSTAGVFGAMEASEALKLILGVGKPLKSRLLFGDLKFQIWDIIELSRSERCPVCGHLPL from the coding sequence GTGCTGTCAGATAGGGATCTCGAAAGATACCACAGGCAGATACTGATTCCTGATATTGGAGAGGAGGGTCAGAGAAAACTCGCATCAGCCACCGTTGGAGTTCTGGGGCAAGGAGGATTGGGGTCGCCATGCACGCTCTATCTCGCAGCGGCAGGGGTGGGAAAACTCATTCTGGTCGATCAAAAACCACCAAAGCTTTCCAACTTGAACCGTCAGGTGCTGCACGGTGAGAACGAGGTTGCGAGGGGGATTCCCAAGGCCATGAGTTCCGAACGCAGGGTTCGAGACCTGAACTCTGATATCGAGGTCGAGGCTCACAACATAGCAATTGACTCAGAAAATATCGGTATGGTGTTCGAGGACGCGGACCTCATCGTAGACTGCCTCGACGATTTCGCTCCGAGGTACGTATTGAATGACTACTGCGTCGAGTCTGGAAAACCTTTCGTCCATTGCGGCATCGAGTCATTCAATGGTCAGATTACCACCATCGTACCAGGTGAGACACCATGCCTGAGATGCATCTTCCCCAGCGTTCCTTCAAGCACGGAGGAGTTCCCCATAATCGGTTCAACGGCCGGAGTCTTCGGTGCAATGGAGGCCTCGGAGGCGTTGAAGCTGATTCTTGGGGTGGGAAAACCTCTCAAGTCGAGATTGCTGTTTGGCGACCTCAAGTTCCAGATCTGGGACATCATCGAGCTTTCTAGGTCTGAACGGTGTCCGGTTTGTGGTCACCTTCCTCTATGA
- a CDS encoding ABC transporter ATP-binding protein, with translation MTETVIEVKNLVKQYGELRAVDDLSFEVRAGEVFSILGPNGAGKTTTVEIMECIRDPTSGEVSILGMKTHKRSGDIIKKIGVLPQRFDAFDLLTVKENIDYFAKMFEHHLDAADLVKTIALEDKSNELFRTLSGGMKQRVGVAISMVNDPDIIFLDEPTTGLDPRARREVWEVVRNLREQGKTVILTTHYMEEAEVLSDRVAIMNQGKFMVVDSPKDIIDRYGKQSTCTIKGGGKTAYELLSGNGDDVELKEDDVVVHLKSKRHLTQVIMQLEEKDIYYDEVLLQRSNLEDVFLALTGKKIQEGVLTDG, from the coding sequence TTGACAGAAACTGTGATCGAGGTGAAGAATCTCGTCAAGCAGTACGGGGAACTGAGAGCCGTTGATGATCTGAGTTTCGAGGTCCGAGCGGGTGAGGTATTCTCAATTCTTGGCCCCAACGGGGCGGGAAAGACCACCACCGTGGAGATCATGGAGTGTATCAGAGATCCCACATCAGGAGAGGTGAGCATCCTTGGAATGAAGACCCACAAGCGGTCTGGGGATATCATCAAGAAGATCGGTGTGCTGCCCCAGAGGTTCGACGCCTTCGACCTTCTCACGGTGAAGGAGAACATAGACTACTTCGCCAAGATGTTCGAACACCACTTAGACGCGGCGGACCTTGTCAAGACCATTGCTCTGGAGGATAAGTCCAATGAATTGTTCCGAACGCTTTCCGGCGGAATGAAACAGCGCGTTGGTGTCGCAATTTCAATGGTCAACGATCCCGATATAATATTCCTGGACGAACCCACCACGGGTTTGGATCCCAGAGCTCGAAGAGAGGTTTGGGAGGTTGTCAGGAACCTGCGAGAGCAGGGAAAGACAGTGATACTCACCACCCACTACATGGAGGAAGCAGAGGTGCTCTCCGATAGAGTGGCCATAATGAACCAGGGTAAGTTCATGGTCGTGGATTCTCCCAAGGATATAATCGACCGTTACGGAAAGCAGAGTACCTGCACCATCAAGGGAGGAGGGAAGACTGCATATGAGCTCCTCTCTGGAAATGGGGACGATGTGGAACTGAAGGAGGACGACGTGGTGGTCCACCTCAAGTCAAAGCGCCACCTGACTCAGGTCATCATGCAGCTAGAGGAGAAGGACATCTACTACGATGAGGTTCTTCTCCAGAGATCGAACCTTGAGGACGTGTTCCTGGCATTGACTGGTAAGAAGATACAGGAGGGGGTGCTCACCGATGGTTAA
- a CDS encoding ABC transporter permease: MVNRILVDFKATARMFFRSKSAIFWTLAFPIILMVIFGAIFSGLGEATYSLYIQDKDGTQTSQQFIEALKQTGALNVVMVDPNIDADQYIKDNSLTTFMIIPLGFQEAVISGGTQNVTLDLRLDQTSTSAGVVSGIVGSVAEAWNLQIAHAVPTIFIHVGGIISDGFNFIDFFLPGVIGLTIMTSAVNYMVSINTRYRNAGMFAKFTTTPFKRIDFLLSRMLWQLVVTAMSVAAILLVGVGLFGVNVNLDAISILLLIFGSVLFSAMGMAMARFIKEEETAETAAAAVTFPMMFLAGSFFPLESMPSYLQTFAQVLPLTYLNDGLRDSMIYGNYESALFNLGVVAVIAVVLMVFAVAVTRWKTD, encoded by the coding sequence ATGGTTAACCGAATCTTGGTCGACTTCAAAGCCACGGCAAGAATGTTCTTCAGGAGCAAGAGCGCGATATTCTGGACATTGGCATTCCCGATAATCCTAATGGTGATCTTCGGAGCGATCTTCAGCGGCTTAGGAGAGGCCACTTACAGCCTGTACATCCAGGACAAAGATGGAACGCAGACATCCCAGCAATTCATAGAGGCACTCAAACAGACTGGCGCTCTCAATGTGGTCATGGTGGACCCGAACATCGATGCTGATCAGTACATCAAGGATAACTCACTCACCACATTCATGATCATCCCTCTTGGGTTCCAGGAGGCGGTGATCTCGGGCGGGACACAGAACGTCACGTTGGACCTCCGCCTCGATCAGACCAGCACTTCAGCGGGCGTGGTCTCGGGCATCGTGGGTTCAGTGGCTGAGGCGTGGAATCTGCAGATCGCCCATGCGGTTCCTACAATATTCATCCACGTAGGAGGTATCATCAGTGACGGGTTCAACTTCATCGATTTCTTCCTGCCGGGAGTGATTGGCCTTACAATAATGACCTCGGCGGTCAACTACATGGTCAGCATAAACACCAGATACCGGAACGCGGGCATGTTCGCCAAGTTCACGACCACTCCATTCAAGAGAATAGATTTTCTCCTGTCAAGGATGCTTTGGCAACTTGTGGTCACGGCGATGTCGGTAGCAGCCATCCTGCTGGTGGGAGTCGGACTGTTTGGAGTAAATGTCAACCTGGACGCTATCTCAATACTCCTGCTCATTTTCGGTAGCGTGCTATTCTCAGCCATGGGAATGGCCATGGCCAGGTTCATTAAGGAAGAGGAGACGGCAGAGACTGCAGCCGCAGCCGTCACCTTCCCGATGATGTTCCTTGCGGGGAGCTTCTTCCCCCTGGAATCCATGCCATCTTACCTTCAGACTTTCGCCCAGGTGCTTCCCCTCACCTATCTCAACGATGGCCTGCGGGATTCCATGATATACGGCAACTACGAGAGCGCCCTTTTCAATCTCGGAGTGGTAGCGGTAATCGCGGTGGTGCTCATGGTATTTGCCGTGGCCGTGACCAGGTGGAAGACGGATTAG
- a CDS encoding ABC transporter permease subunit: MRFDKIWTVARKDISEFRTNRYIMFSLALMPMIMAILLPIIYLLPITSFAPNDPTTPLDLDLDPTVTIQGQELNNVTLNNTRLVDCTIASGVLYRCEVEACNMSNVVATSSYMGNSTGEGMAITHSNLLNTTLTRASVSDSVMIGEESEMAIMLKTFIDALLFFYVLIPAILPTIIASYSFVGEKTNRSLEPLLATPTTDLELLMGKGLSIFVPTMLVTWISLIPFVIIVDMITQPVLGYYALPNLVWALGVFILAPLICLLAIFANVIVSSRVSDVRASQQIGSLIVLPIVIFFLVILLGLVNLDVLNMLLFIGVVGAAVVTIIYVAMKVFKREEILIRWK, encoded by the coding sequence ATGCGCTTCGATAAGATCTGGACGGTGGCAAGGAAGGACATATCGGAGTTCAGGACAAATCGATACATCATGTTCTCACTGGCTCTCATGCCGATGATAATGGCGATCTTACTGCCTATCATCTATCTGTTGCCGATCACCTCTTTCGCTCCAAATGACCCCACCACCCCCCTTGACCTTGACCTCGACCCGACGGTTACCATCCAGGGCCAGGAGCTAAACAATGTGACGCTCAACAACACCCGGCTCGTGGACTGCACCATTGCCAGCGGAGTGCTATATCGATGTGAGGTTGAAGCCTGCAACATGTCAAATGTGGTGGCGACATCGTCGTACATGGGCAATTCAACGGGAGAGGGTATGGCCATTACCCACTCCAACCTCCTGAACACCACGCTGACAAGGGCTTCAGTCTCGGACAGCGTGATGATCGGTGAGGAAAGCGAGATGGCCATCATGCTCAAGACATTCATCGATGCGCTGCTGTTCTTCTACGTTTTGATTCCCGCTATTCTACCCACCATCATAGCGTCGTACAGCTTCGTGGGAGAGAAGACCAACCGGAGTCTTGAGCCCCTGCTGGCCACTCCCACCACTGACCTGGAGCTGCTCATGGGCAAGGGGCTTTCAATCTTCGTTCCAACCATGTTGGTCACCTGGATCAGCCTCATTCCGTTTGTCATCATAGTGGATATGATCACCCAACCAGTGTTGGGATACTATGCCCTTCCAAACCTCGTCTGGGCACTAGGAGTCTTCATCCTGGCCCCACTGATCTGTCTGCTGGCAATATTCGCCAATGTGATCGTGTCCTCCAGGGTGAGCGATGTCAGGGCTTCCCAGCAGATAGGAAGTCTCATCGTGCTACCGATCGTGATATTCTTCCTGGTGATCCTTCTTGGATTGGTCAACTTGGATGTGCTGAACATGCTGCTGTTCATCGGCGTGGTGGGAGCGGCTGTCGTCACCATCATCTATGTGGCAATGAAGGTATTCAAGAGGGAGGAGATACTCATCAGGTGGAAGTGA
- a CDS encoding ABC transporter ATP-binding protein — MIETVDLTRRFGEITAVDSLTLTIKDGKVFGFLGPNGAGKTTTIRMLCCLINATSGTAYINGMDTREERERLKIRGMIGLLPEVPGLYESLSAYRNLEFYAKLYGVPEGERQKRIRDLLTTLGVWDRREDAVAKFSKGMRQKIAIARALVHEPEFLFLDEPTSGLDPQAAMTVRNYLLDLKREGHTIFLNTHNLDDAERLCDTIGVLKSKLLDIGSPQDLARKFYGRTTVLHLAKVTDPMLKAVSSLPFTRDARVVGDKILVDLDDPEHENPQIVSTLVRMGAEVEFVNELKHGLEDVYLKLIEGS, encoded by the coding sequence ATGATCGAGACAGTTGATCTTACCAGGCGATTCGGCGAGATCACTGCGGTTGACTCGCTCACACTTACTATCAAAGACGGCAAGGTTTTCGGATTCCTGGGGCCCAATGGTGCGGGAAAAACCACCACTATAAGGATGCTCTGCTGCCTTATCAACGCCACCTCTGGAACCGCCTACATCAACGGAATGGACACCCGCGAGGAGAGGGAGAGACTCAAGATCAGGGGAATGATCGGTCTTCTACCAGAAGTTCCCGGCCTCTACGAGTCCCTGAGCGCCTATCGCAACCTGGAATTCTATGCTAAGCTTTATGGAGTGCCAGAGGGAGAGAGGCAGAAAAGGATCAGGGACCTCCTTACCACCCTGGGAGTATGGGATAGAAGGGAGGACGCTGTGGCCAAATTCTCTAAGGGCATGAGGCAGAAGATCGCCATAGCCAGGGCATTGGTCCACGAACCCGAGTTCCTATTCCTTGACGAGCCCACATCTGGCCTTGACCCACAGGCGGCTATGACAGTCCGTAATTACCTGTTAGATCTGAAAAGAGAGGGTCACACCATATTCCTGAACACCCACAACCTGGATGATGCTGAGAGGCTTTGCGACACCATCGGCGTGCTAAAGTCCAAATTGCTGGACATTGGCTCACCTCAGGACCTAGCCAGGAAGTTCTATGGCCGAACCACTGTGCTTCATCTGGCCAAGGTCACCGATCCAATGCTCAAGGCTGTTTCTTCTCTGCCCTTCACACGTGATGCCCGCGTCGTCGGGGATAAGATCCTGGTGGATCTGGACGATCCGGAGCATGAGAACCCGCAGATAGTCTCCACCTTGGTGCGAATGGGAGCCGAGGTTGAGTTCGTCAACGAACTGAAACACGGCCTTGAGGACGTCTACCTCAAGCTCATCGAGGGGTCATGA